One Acropora palmata chromosome 2, jaAcrPala1.3, whole genome shotgun sequence genomic window carries:
- the LOC141873675 gene encoding integrase/recombinase xerD homolog codes for MVPHLVDIVLESSATNTAYKYSKGWQRWKAWAHSKLGVPVFPAVPLQVALYLTELVERAEREGHSASVIESASYSIQWGHRLAGMDSPSIHPLVKGVVEGARRRLARPAQPKQPLKHGAIAEITLNLNSAIASLADIRFLFILLVGYAGVFRISEVLSIRVRDVSIFDDFMKV; via the coding sequence ATGGTTCCTCATCTGGTCGATATTGTGTTAGAGTCTAGCGCAACAAACACTGCCTATAAGTACAGCAAAGGGTGGCAGAGATGGAAGGCCTGGGCGCATTCTAAACTCGGTGTACCTGTTTTCCCGGCAGTTCCTTTGCAAGTGGCCTTGTATCTGACCGAGCTCGTGGAGCGTGCAGAACGTGAGGGCCATTCTGCGTCCGTGATAGAATCTGCTTCGTATAGTATCCAATGGGGTCACCGGCTAGCAGGAATGGACTCACCTTCCATTCACCCCCTAGTGAAGGGCGTTGTCGAGGGTGCTCGAAGGAGGCTGGCGAGACCCGCCCAGCCCAAGCAGCCGTTGAAGCATGGCGCTATTGCTGAGATTACCTTAAACTTGAACTCTGCAATTGCATCTTTAGCTGATATTcgctttttgtttattcttttGGTAGGGTATGCAGGAGTTTTTCGTATTAGTGAAGTTTTGAGCATTAGAGTGCGGgatgtttccatttttgatGATTTCATGAAGGTTTAA